TCCCCATCCCCGTAAACGTTTCGGCCAACATTTCCTCATCGATCACAATATCGTCAACAAAATCCTCATTCGCGCAGAGGTCCATCCCCACGAACATGTGTTGGAAATAGGCCCGGGTCGTGGGGCGTTGACGAAAAGACTGTGCCAGGTCGCTTCTCGGGTCTTGGCTATTGAAATCGACGTGGAGTTGTTTGCGTATCTTCAAACTGAGTTACAAGGATTCGAAAATGTAGAGGTGGTTCTGGGGGACGCCTTGGATTTTTCCTACACGAATCTTTCTCACAATATGGTGGTCGTGGCCAATTTGCCATATAACATTTCGACACCCTTGCTCTTCAAATTATTCGAAGCCCGAGCTTTGATAGACCGTATGATTCTGATGGTTCAACTTGAGGTGGCGAGACGAATAGTCGCGAACGCGGGAACACGGGAATATGGCGTGTTGTCGGTGCTATCTCAATACTTCGCTGATGTTGAGCTGGCGTTTAAAGTCCCGAGGACGTGTTTTTCTCCAAGGCCGGACGTGGAATCGGCAATCATCGAATTACGTCCCAAATCTTCGGAACAAATTGGTATCGAACAAGAATGTGAGGCATTCGTACGGGTCGTGAAGGCGGCCTTCAGTCACCGTCGAAAGACCTTATTCAATGCGATGCGGGATGCGGGTTTTCACGCGCATGTGCTTCAATCCGGGTTTGAGATGGCGACCATCGATGGCCGCTGTCGCGCGGAAACCTTGAACGTGAAGGATTTTCAGCGGTTGACGCAGGCCCTTCACCCGTCGTCCTAGATAGAGTCCGATGATGCATCGATTGTCCAGCGCGATGATCTCAAACACTTGTATTTCAAAGGGGATAGTATGCCTCATGACCTATGGTTTGTTTGCTAAAGAGAAACACCTATGTTAGGATTTCTCTTATGAGTATCTTCCCTAGTACGGCCCGGTCCGGAAAGAAAGGCCGGAAGTCGGAAAATTCTCCTTTAACTTCACAAGTTATAGGAATTTGTCTTATAACTTTCGGGGTCCTCTTATTCCTGAGCGTGGTCTCCTTTCATCCGCACGATCCGGTCTTGTTCGATCAGCCGGATATCTTCAGTAGTTCCACTGAGCCAGGGGGGCTGCATAATTGGGTCGGAAAAGTTGGGTCGACGTTAGGATTCGGGTTGCTCAGTGGCATCGGAGCCGCCGCGTATTTCGCTCCGCTTTTGGTGGTGATCTTCGGTACCTATGTCTGGGCTCGGGAGTCCATGGAGCTCAAAATCCAACATGCCGTAGGCGCTCTGCTGGCTATTCTTTCTCTCAGCGCGATCTCCCAATTCCAATTTTTTGCGATTCCCACGATTCATGAACAGGATGTCGGGTCGGGGATGGCTGGCGGATATAGCGGGTATTGGCTGGCCTGGATTCTGGAACAGAATTTTGCTTCCCTGGGCAGTCATATCCTCCTGGCCGCGTCCTTTATCGTCTCGCTCGTGCTGCTCTCTCCTTCTTTGATCCCAGGGACTGCGCGCCGGCTGTTTCAATGGAGCGGCGCAGCGAAAGAAGTTGTGCAGTCTCAGATAGCTCGTCACGTTGAGGCGCGGCAGTACAAGTCGATCAAGCCCAATAAGCCGGTCAAAATCAATCGTTCCATGCCTCTCCGCGGAGGTATTGGAGGGTTGCTCGGCTTCCGTGGTTCCGATAAATCATCTGCGGACGGATCGGAGCAGTCTTCCGAAGTGATTACAATAGAAGCCCATAAAGAAGATGAGCCAGAGTCTCCGG
The genomic region above belongs to Nitrospirales bacterium and contains:
- the rsmA gene encoding 16S rRNA (adenine(1518)-N(6)/adenine(1519)-N(6))-dimethyltransferase RsmA encodes the protein MRFPHPRKRFGQHFLIDHNIVNKILIRAEVHPHEHVLEIGPGRGALTKRLCQVASRVLAIEIDVELFAYLQTELQGFENVEVVLGDALDFSYTNLSHNMVVVANLPYNISTPLLFKLFEARALIDRMILMVQLEVARRIVANAGTREYGVLSVLSQYFADVELAFKVPRTCFSPRPDVESAIIELRPKSSEQIGIEQECEAFVRVVKAAFSHRRKTLFNAMRDAGFHAHVLQSGFEMATIDGRCRAETLNVKDFQRLTQALHPSS